One genomic window of Melanotaenia boesemani isolate fMelBoe1 chromosome 20, fMelBoe1.pri, whole genome shotgun sequence includes the following:
- the LOC121631583 gene encoding thrombomodulin, protein MTMAIFESVMFLLIISSGFGLKQTSTCRPVCVGDDCITVNLDKVDFKTAEEACRDSKGELLTFQFETDKPIFDILSQDLFGNFWIGLRLPAGSCSNLSQPLRGYESTSGNTDWMFSPSFNTWTHSAKLCSPHCISLSNNQKWTERLCTDKTDGFLCKAKHKDACLAQELSDSVFFKSTETCKSAPCEHVCTDMKEGYTCSCFKGYMPDSKDPKRCKLHCAAKKCPLKCEGNTASQCSCPDGFIRNENFCEDIDECEMGECAHLCENNFGSFVCSCPEGFVLKDQVKCIKAEETEGLLITTPDAQFVKPAAKNNTLKSSSVPAGAFLWIWVVLAVVVIVSVLVIRALVQHRRRRENVTQQSIAPAEKI, encoded by the coding sequence ATGACAATGGCTATTTTTGAGTCTGTAATGTTTTTGCTGATCATTAGCTCAGGATTTGGCTTGAAGCAAACCAGCACCTGTAGGCCTGTTTGTGTTGGAGATGACTGCATTACTGTTAACCTGGACAAAGTAGATTTTAAAACAGCCGAGGAAGCATGTCGTGACAGCAAAGGAGAACTTCTGACATTTCAGTTTGAGACTGATAAGCcaatttttgacattttaagtCAAGATTTATTTGGAAACTTCTGGATAGGACTGCGTTTACCAGCTGGATCCTGCAGCAACCTTTCTCAGCCACTCAGAGGCTATGAGTCAACCTCTGGTAACACAGACTGGATGTTTTCTCCATCCTtcaacacctggacacacagcGCCAAACTCTGCTCTCCGCATTGTATATCGCTTTCAAACAATCAAAAATGGACCGAGAGGCTCTGCACAGACAAAACCGATGGGTTCCTgtgcaaagcaaaacacaaagatGCATGTCTGGCACAAGAGTTGTcagattcagtttttttcaagAGCACTGAAACTTGCAAAAGTGCTCCTTGTGAGCATGTGTGCACTGACATGAAGGAGGGTTATACATGCTCTTGTTTCAAAGGCTATATGCCCGACAGCAAAGACCCCAAGCGGTGCAAACTGCATTGTGCAGCAAAGAAATGCCCACTGAAATGTGAGGGAAACACTGCAAGTCAATGCTCCTGTCCTGATGGATTCATAAGGAATGAGAACTTTTGTGAGGACATTGATGAATGTGAAATGGGTGAATGTGCTCATCTGTGTGAAAACAACTTTGGAAGTTTTGTTTGCTCCTGCCCAGAAGGATTTGTCCTCAAAGATCAGGTCAAATGCATTAAAGCTGAAGAAACTGAAGGTTTGCTTATTACAACTCCTGATGCTCAATTTGTTAAACcagctgccaaaaacaacacccTGAAGAGCTCCTCTGTGCCTGCAGGGGCTTTCCTCTGGATATGGGTTGTACTGGCGGTGGTTGTCATCGTATCTGTGCTTGTAATTAGGGCTCTAGTTCAGCATCGGAGGCGCAGAGAAAACGTTACTCAACAGTCTATTGCTCCTGCAgaaaaaatttaa
- the LOC121631582 gene encoding complement component C1q receptor — protein sequence MTIMLLIILLQLINSFEGLKGAVHETMCTSDACFTLHMERVSFDKAQQDCKDNGGYLMTVRNSHEEDVLRSLLSLIQNHHHDKVLKFWIGLKLHRQDCVLSDEALKGFKWVSGDNTSHYANWKKEPVPTCTEERCVKVDYAFSAQDELKWTAGGCKRPAFYACKFYFTGMCKPLALLGPGSITYTAPFSKEPQTSEMKLLPLGTYTNILCGDKQSYYSVCRSVHNTYSWSNPGPFCKLNCNINNGGCEHFCYPDADDAQCICREGYELEEDGLSCRMKDLCSPDTCEHQCLMMESGFSCRCPEGFRLDENQRNCSDIDECHLEACKDHLCANTPGSYMCVCKDGYEMVNGECRDMDECMQSRCEHNCSNTMGSFSCYCYEGFTLSGDGFSCVDINECVRSSCFAEFTCINTVGSFMCTHQTDTDATLVPYVPDTSAASLQDRSHEEMEGNFIESLTRTAVELQHQSPHTDPPLPDLVNDTHGDQHSNTSLATTTGMTVNSRVMICVLGSVIPLLMLIAVTLFIAIFRCSRSKKEIKKNATSDGYCWVSSGLDPRLEKLYESVMTDDL from the coding sequence ATGACAATTATGTTGCTGATCATTCTCCTGCAGCTCATTAACAGCTTTGAGGGGTTGAAGGGAGCTGTACATGAAACGATGTGTACCTCTGATGCCTGCTTCACCCTACACATGGAGAGGGTGAGCTTTGACAAGGCCCAGCAGGACTGTAAAGACAATGGAGGCTACCTGATGACAGTCAGAAACAGCCACGAAGAGGATGTGCTGCGTTCACTTCTCTCGCTGATTCAAAATCATCATCACGACAAGGTACTAAAATTTTGGATTGGATTAAAACTGCACAGGCAGGACTGTGTGTTGTCTGACGAGGCTCTCAAAGGGTTTAAATGGGTGTCTGGGGATAACACTTCCCACTATGCCAACTGGAAAAAAGAGCCTGTCCCCACTTGCACAGAGGAGCGATGTGTAAAAGTTGACTATGCTTTTTCAGCTCAGGACGAGCTGAAATGGACTGCAGGAGGTTGCAAAAGACCTGCATTTTATGCatgtaagttttattttaccGGGATGTGCAAACCTTTGGCTCTGTTGGGACCCGGAAGCATAACTTACACAGCACCCTTCTCTAAAGAACCTCAAACAAGTGAGATGAAATTGCTTCCACTTGGTACATACACTAATATTTTATGTGGTGACAAGCAGTCGTATTACTCTGTGTGCAGGAGCGTGCATAACACCTACAGCTGGAGTAATCCTGGCCCCTTTTGCAAATTAAATTGCAACATCAATAATGGTGGATGTGAACATTTTTGTTATCCGGATGCAGATGATGCTCAATGCATCTGCAGAGAAGGTTACGAACTTGAAGAGGACGGCCTTTCTTGCAGGATGAAAGACTTGTGTAGTCCCGATACCTGTGAGCATCAGTGCTTGATGATGGAgtctggcttttcctgccgatGCCCAGAAGGGTTCAGACTGGATGAAAACCAGCGCAACTGCTCTGACATTGATGAGTGCCATTTAGAGGCCTGTAAGGATCATCTGTGTGCAAACACGCCTGGTagttacatgtgtgtgtgtaaagacgGCTACGAAATGGTCAACGGTGAATGCAGAGACATGGATGAGTGTATGCAGTCCAGGTGTGAGCATAACTGCTCAAACACCATgggatcattttcttgttacTGCTATGAGGGCTTTACTTTATCTGGGGATGGATTCTCCTGTGTAGACATCAATGAGTGTGTCAGAAGCAGCTGCTTTGCTGAATTCACATGCATCAATACTGTAGGCAGCTTCATGTGCACCCATCAGACAGACACTGATGCCACTCTGGTGCCATATGTACCCGACAcctcagctgcctcattgcagGACCGATCACATGAAGAAATGGAAGGAAACTTCATAGAGTCTTTAACCAGAACCGCAGTGGAGCTCCAGCACCAGTCCCCTCATACTGACCCACCACTGCCAGACCTGGTCAATGACACGCACGGCGATCAGCACAGCAACACGTCCTTAGCAACAACAACTGGGATGACAGTCAATTCCAGGGTGATGATCTGCGTCCTAGGCTCGGTCATCCCTCTGCTCATGTTGATTGCTGTGACTTTGTTCATCGCGATTTTCCGATGCAGTCGCTCCAAAAAGGAGATAAAAAAGAACGCTACTTCAGATGGCTACTGCTGGGTGTCATCTGGTTTGGATCCACGTTTAGAGAAACTCTACGAGTCCGTCATGACTGATGACCTATGA